The Candidatus Eisenbacteria bacterium genomic interval GATCTATCTCGAGGGAATCGCCACGGGCAACGCGACCTTCGAAGTCGACGCGCCTCCATGGGAGATCTGGGACGCCGCGCACGCGAAGGAGCCACGCCTCGTCGCGCGTGAGCCGGGAGATCCCGCGGGTGCGCGCGGAGCGATCCTCGGATGGGCGGCGCTCACGCCGGTCTCGGACCGGTGCGTGTACGCCGGTGTGGGGGATCTCAGCGTCTACGTTGCGGCGGCCGCGCGGGGACGCGGGGTGGGAAAGGCGCTCCTGGCATCACTCGTCACGGATTCCGAGCGCGCGGGAATCTGGACGCTCCAGGCCGGGATCTTTCCGGAAAACGAGGCGTCCCTCGCACTCCACAAGAGCTGCGGGTTTCGAGAAGTGGGCCGGCGCGAGCGGATCGGGAAGATGAACGGCGTGTGGCGCGACGTCATGCTGCTGGAACGGCGGAGCCCGATCGCGGGGACCTGACGGCCCCACGCCCTTCCGCTAGTCGCCCGTCGGGACGATCTCCGCGCCTTCGACCATCAAGATCACCGCGCGCTCGGGCGCGCGCGTCCGGTGCCGCACTCCCTTCGGGACCACGAACCCCTGCCTCGGCTGGAGCTCCACGGACCGGCCCTCGAGATCGATCCAGAACGTCCCTTCGACCACGTAGAAGAACTCGTCCAGATCGTGATGCTCGTGCCAGTGATACTCGCCCTTCACGACACCGAGCCGCACGACCGAATCGTTCACACGGCAGAGGGTCTGGTTGAACCAGGGATGCTCGACCCGGTCGACGACCGCCTGCACGTCGACGACCTCGAGAGGGCCGTGCAGGATGTCGAGGCGGGTCTCGTAGGGGTACGCGGAGGGCTCCGCGGCCATCACCCCTCCTTCTTGTTCGAGCCGCCCGTGAAGAGCCGGATCACCTTCATCACCGGGTCGTAGTGCTCGTCGACCACGCGCTCCTTGAGCGGGATGATCGCGTTGTCGGTGATGTGGATGTCCTCGGGGCAGACCTCCGTGCAGCACTTCGTGATGTTGCAGTAGCCGATCCCCATCTCGTCCTTGAGGAGCTTGGTGCGGTTGCCCGCGTCCATGGGATGGGTCTCGAGGCCCGCCACGCGCACGAGGAACCGCGGGCCCGCGAAGCCGGGCTTCTCGCCGTGCTCGCGCAGGACGTGGCACACGTTCTGGCAGAGGAAGCACTCGATGCACTTCCGGTACTCCTGGACGCGGTCGATGTCCTCCTGCATCCAGCGCCACTCGCGGTCCTTCCTCGGCGTGAACTTGGGGATCCTCTTGTTCACCTCGAAGTTCCAGGACACGTCGCAGACGAGGTCCTTTACCACGGGGAAGGTCTTCATCGGCTTCACGACGACGGGCTCCTCGAGCGGGAGGTCGTCGAGCCGCGTCTTGCACATGAGCTTCGGCTTCCCGTTCACCTCGGCGCTGCACGAGCCGCACTTCGCCGCCTTGCAGTTCCAGCGCACCGCGAGATCGGGCGCGTCCTTCGCCTGGATGCGATGGATGGCGTCGAGGACGACCATCCCTTCCTCGACCGCCACCGTGTACTCCTGGAGCTTCCCGGCCTTGGCGTCGCCGCGGTAGACCTGGAACCGAGCTTCCTTCATGGAGTCTCCCTCAGACCTTCACCGCCTCGAGCTCGGCGTCCACGATGGCGCGAAGCTCGGCGGGCATCTCGGGAAGGGGCGATTGGGACACGTGCATCGACTCCCCGTCGCGCCGGACCACGGTGTTCCGACGGCCCTGCTCGGGGTCGAGGTTCGGGTGGTCGAGCCGCGCGTGGCCGCCCCGGCTCTCCTTGCGCGTGAGCGCGCTCCGCGCGACCGCCTCGCTGCAGACGAGCATCGATCGGAGATCGTGAGCCAGATGCCAACCGGGGTTGAACTCGCGGGAGCCGGTCACCCGCACGCGGGCCGCGTCTTCCTTCAGCCTTCCGATCTCGGCGATCGCCGCGGTCATGTCCTCCTCCACGCGGAAGATCCCGACCAGCGAGTGCATGCACTCTTGCAGTCTCTGGTGAACGTCGTAGGGCGAGGACCCGCTCCGCTCGAACGGCTCGAGCATCTCGCGCTCCGCGGCCTGGACCTGGCGATCGTCGAGCGGAGGGTTCGGCCCCGTCTTCTTCGCGTACTCCGCCGCGCCGAGTCCCGCGCGCCGTCCGAACACGAGGAGATCCGAGAGCGAGTTCCCGCCGAGACGGTTCGCGCCGTGCATGCCGCCCGCGCACTCGCCCGCCGCGAAGAGCCCCGGAACCGTCGAGGCCCCGGTGTCCGGTTCGACGCGGACACCGCCCATGATGTAGTGCGTCGTGGGGCCGACCTCCATCGGTGTCGTCGTGATGTCGACGTCCGCCAGGTCCTTGAACTGGTGATACATGGAGGGGAGCTTCTTCTTCACGTAGTCCGCGGGCTTGTGCGAGATGTCGAGGAATGCGCCGCCGTGGGGCGATCCGCGCCCCTCCTTCACCTCGGTGTAGATCGCGCGCGCCACCATGTCCCGGGTGGAGAGCTCCATGCGCTTCGGGTCGTACTTCTCCATGAACCGCTCGCCCTTCGAGTTCCGGAGGATGCCGCCCTCGCCGCGCACGGCCTCGGTGACGAGGATCCCCATGACGCCCGGCGGCCACACCATGCCGGTGGGGTGGAACT includes:
- a CDS encoding succinate dehydrogenase/fumarate reductase iron-sulfur subunit, with amino-acid sequence MKEARFQVYRGDAKAGKLQEYTVAVEEGMVVLDAIHRIQAKDAPDLAVRWNCKAAKCGSCSAEVNGKPKLMCKTRLDDLPLEEPVVVKPMKTFPVVKDLVCDVSWNFEVNKRIPKFTPRKDREWRWMQEDIDRVQEYRKCIECFLCQNVCHVLREHGEKPGFAGPRFLVRVAGLETHPMDAGNRTKLLKDEMGIGYCNITKCCTEVCPEDIHITDNAIIPLKERVVDEHYDPVMKVIRLFTGGSNKKEG
- a CDS encoding GNAT family N-acetyltransferase; its protein translation is MMTPAATSFVIESMRAQDWPEVRAIYLEGIATGNATFEVDAPPWEIWDAAHAKEPRLVAREPGDPAGARGAILGWAALTPVSDRCVYAGVGDLSVYVAAAARGRGVGKALLASLVTDSERAGIWTLQAGIFPENEASLALHKSCGFREVGRRERIGKMNGVWRDVMLLERRSPIAGT
- a CDS encoding cupin domain-containing protein, with amino-acid sequence MAAEPSAYPYETRLDILHGPLEVVDVQAVVDRVEHPWFNQTLCRVNDSVVRLGVVKGEYHWHEHHDLDEFFYVVEGTFWIDLEGRSVELQPRQGFVVPKGVRHRTRAPERAVILMVEGAEIVPTGD
- a CDS encoding succinate dehydrogenase flavoprotein subunit; the protein is MSARETHDYDVLVIGAGGAGLRAAIEASAAGAKVGVICKSLLGKAHTVMAEGGVAAALAHVDPKDSWKVHFRDTMLGGKLLNHWRMAQLHAQEAPERVRELERWGAVFDRTKDGRILQRNFGGHSAPRLAHVGDRTGLEMIRTLQDEGVHQGFDVFMECTVTKLLKDGDRVTGCFAYRRENGRFLLFRAKAIVLATGGIGKAYKVTSNSWEYTGDGHALAYEAGAELIDMEFVQFHPTGMVWPPGVMGILVTEAVRGEGGILRNSKGERFMEKYDPKRMELSTRDMVARAIYTEVKEGRGSPHGGAFLDISHKPADYVKKKLPSMYHQFKDLADVDITTTPMEVGPTTHYIMGGVRVEPDTGASTVPGLFAAGECAGGMHGANRLGGNSLSDLLVFGRRAGLGAAEYAKKTGPNPPLDDRQVQAAEREMLEPFERSGSSPYDVHQRLQECMHSLVGIFRVEEDMTAAIAEIGRLKEDAARVRVTGSREFNPGWHLAHDLRSMLVCSEAVARSALTRKESRGGHARLDHPNLDPEQGRRNTVVRRDGESMHVSQSPLPEMPAELRAIVDAELEAVKV